One part of the Streptomyces ferrugineus genome encodes these proteins:
- a CDS encoding thioesterase II family protein, translating to MSDVKAGLAPNKWFPRAPLAEASARVFCIPYSGCGAMMYRQWPDSYRGIDFCRLQPPGRENRFNEPIFATYQEMAAALADAVEPYLDVPYGFFGHCGSALAAYEVSAEIERRGWPTPTSLFISSQVAPQDGPTGRWLVMNRSELNDELDKMTIAMGGTPIPDLSDVYLDILEEDIAANKRYVMPNPQRLATPITTIGWSEDIEVDHRHMGGWTACGDTRFVLLNGPHQRFLSGPPELFETFAADLPTLA from the coding sequence ATGAGCGATGTCAAGGCAGGCCTGGCACCGAACAAGTGGTTTCCGCGCGCGCCGCTGGCCGAGGCGTCGGCGCGCGTGTTCTGCATCCCCTACTCCGGCTGCGGGGCGATGATGTACCGGCAGTGGCCGGACTCCTATCGGGGGATCGACTTCTGCCGCCTGCAACCACCGGGCCGGGAGAACCGGTTCAACGAGCCGATCTTCGCCACCTACCAGGAGATGGCGGCGGCGCTGGCGGACGCCGTCGAGCCCTACCTCGACGTTCCCTACGGCTTTTTCGGCCACTGCGGTTCCGCGCTCGCGGCGTATGAGGTGTCCGCGGAGATCGAGCGGCGCGGATGGCCGACGCCGACCTCCCTGTTCATCTCGTCGCAGGTCGCACCGCAGGACGGACCGACCGGGCGATGGCTCGTGATGAACCGGTCCGAGCTGAACGACGAGCTGGACAAGATGACCATCGCGATGGGCGGCACGCCGATCCCCGACCTCAGCGACGTCTATCTGGACATCCTCGAAGAGGACATCGCCGCCAACAAGCGGTACGTCATGCCGAACCCGCAGCGGCTGGCGACGCCGATCACCACGATCGGATGGAGCGAGGACATCGAGGTCGACCATCGGCACATGGGCGGATGGACGGCCTGCGGGGACACACGCTTCGTACTCCTCAACGGCCCGCACCAGCGCTTCCTCAGCGGGCCGCCGGAACTCTTCGAGACCTTCGCCGCGGACCTGCCGACCCTGGCGTGA
- a CDS encoding branched-chain amino acid aminotransferase — protein MVDFEIRPNRKPAPDAERRAALDTAAFGQAFTDHMITLRWDEERGWHDGRVEAFQPISLPPSASVFHYGQEIFEGMKAYRQEGGSIALFRPERNAARFNASARRLAMPEIPVETFVHAVELLVRQDRQWVPDGEGNSLYLRPMMIATQPTLGFTLPSNSYLFCVIASPAPGYFRGRTGPSALSVWLSEEYSRAAPGGTGFAKAGGNYAAAFLAQRNAVDNGCDQVVWLDAVEHTWVEEMGGMNLCFIQSSGGSQTLMTPALTGTLLPGVTRSSLLQLAGRLGLGCDEGRISVDQWRKQCETGQITEVFACGTAAVIAPVGQVRGADGGWTIGDGRPGPVTMRLREELIGIQYGRIPDEFGWTHPVC, from the coding sequence TGATCACTCTGCGCTGGGATGAGGAGCGCGGGTGGCACGACGGACGGGTGGAGGCCTTTCAGCCCATCTCCCTGCCGCCGTCGGCGTCGGTCTTCCACTATGGGCAGGAGATCTTCGAGGGGATGAAGGCGTACCGTCAGGAAGGTGGGTCCATCGCCCTCTTCCGGCCGGAGCGCAACGCCGCCCGCTTCAACGCCTCCGCCCGTCGGCTCGCGATGCCGGAGATCCCGGTGGAGACGTTCGTCCACGCCGTTGAACTGCTCGTCCGGCAGGATCGCCAATGGGTGCCGGACGGCGAGGGCAACAGCCTGTACCTGCGGCCGATGATGATCGCGACCCAGCCGACGCTGGGATTCACCCTTCCGTCGAACAGCTATCTGTTCTGTGTGATCGCCAGCCCGGCCCCCGGGTACTTTCGCGGGCGCACCGGGCCGTCGGCGCTGTCCGTCTGGCTGTCCGAGGAATACAGCCGCGCCGCGCCCGGTGGGACCGGATTCGCGAAGGCCGGCGGCAATTACGCCGCGGCGTTCCTGGCCCAGCGGAACGCCGTGGACAACGGTTGCGACCAGGTCGTCTGGCTGGACGCGGTCGAGCACACGTGGGTCGAGGAGATGGGCGGGATGAACCTCTGCTTCATCCAAAGCTCCGGTGGCTCCCAGACGCTCATGACACCCGCGTTGACCGGAACGCTGCTGCCGGGGGTGACGCGGAGCTCGCTGCTCCAGCTCGCCGGAAGGCTCGGCCTCGGCTGCGACGAGGGGCGTATCTCGGTGGATCAGTGGCGCAAGCAGTGCGAAACGGGCCAGATCACCGAGGTCTTCGCCTGCGGGACCGCGGCGGTCATCGCACCGGTAGGACAGGTGCGCGGTGCCGACGGCGGATGGACGATCGGCGACGGCCGCCCCGGCCCGGTCACCATGCGGCTTCGCGAGGAGTTGATCGGTATCCAATACGGCCGCATCCCAGATGAGTTCGGTTGGACGCACCCCGTGTGCTGA
- a CDS encoding amino acid adenylation domain-containing protein, which produces MLTNFGRIRTDRERSPDLNEFDNPNGTFVVLVNDEEQYSLWPSKLECPSGWRVARVAGSREECHAFIESTWSDIRPASARGAAPEHDPVALIHNMVAEQARRTPHDVAVSHAGTALTYEELDTQAESLAARLRSAGVGGGSVVAVVLGRSLPLITTLLAVLKAGGAYLYLDPAEPADQRRRIVADSAARFAVVSRETADAVPEIGQILYVDDETADRFSPEPADETPITADTPMYVCYTSGSTGEPKGVVVPHRAVFRLIDKPDWIDVQPEDVFLQLTRVGFDVSTFEIWTPLVRGNRLALASTGHADFGELIATVQNEGITVLWLTTGLFHKIVDHHLDGLGGVRHLLAGGDVLSPTHVRQLLEAHPHLVFTNGYGPTENTTYTTCWTSRTAPSGSRVPIGRAIEGTTTMILDDALRPVKPGEVGELWVGGPGVATGYLRRPVATAEKFVADIDPSRPGARMYRTGDLVVTTDSGDLDFLGRADRQLKIRGYRVEPSTVEMELMSHPKVQRAVVLAHTDGAGDARLIATVAVGELLADESKTLGSELRDYLHQTLPAHLVPWGIFPVADIPLNPNGKVDRSALPAARMPRNVWNEFVEPSTDIQRKLAEVWSDALEIEPIGITDDFFELGGHSLLAAELLAALESRFKVAMSARTLFLNPTIEALAEEVSRRLDSAAAEAGEG; this is translated from the coding sequence GTGCTGACGAATTTTGGCCGTATCAGGACTGACAGAGAAAGATCTCCCGACTTGAATGAATTTGACAACCCCAACGGCACGTTTGTGGTCCTGGTCAACGATGAGGAACAGTACTCACTGTGGCCATCGAAGCTGGAGTGCCCATCCGGTTGGCGGGTGGCGCGGGTGGCCGGCTCTCGCGAAGAGTGCCATGCGTTCATCGAATCGACGTGGTCCGACATCCGGCCGGCGAGTGCCCGGGGCGCCGCGCCTGAGCACGACCCGGTGGCGCTCATCCACAATATGGTTGCCGAGCAGGCCAGGCGTACGCCCCACGACGTGGCGGTCAGCCACGCGGGCACCGCACTGACCTACGAGGAACTGGACACGCAGGCCGAGTCGCTGGCTGCCCGACTGCGATCGGCGGGTGTCGGTGGCGGATCCGTCGTCGCCGTCGTCCTCGGCCGGTCGCTACCGCTCATCACGACGCTGCTGGCCGTCCTCAAGGCCGGTGGGGCGTACCTGTATCTCGACCCGGCCGAGCCGGCCGACCAGCGGCGCCGGATCGTGGCGGACTCCGCCGCCCGGTTCGCGGTCGTCAGCCGCGAGACGGCGGACGCGGTCCCGGAGATCGGCCAGATCCTGTACGTCGACGACGAGACCGCCGACCGGTTCTCGCCGGAGCCGGCCGACGAGACGCCGATCACGGCGGACACTCCCATGTACGTCTGCTACACCTCCGGCTCCACCGGCGAGCCCAAGGGCGTCGTGGTGCCGCACCGCGCGGTCTTCCGGCTGATCGACAAGCCCGATTGGATCGATGTCCAGCCCGAGGACGTCTTCCTGCAGCTCACCCGCGTCGGGTTCGACGTCTCCACCTTCGAGATCTGGACCCCGCTGGTGCGCGGCAACCGGCTGGCGCTGGCCAGCACCGGCCACGCCGATTTCGGCGAGCTCATCGCCACGGTACAGAACGAGGGAATCACCGTCCTGTGGCTCACCACAGGGCTCTTCCACAAGATCGTCGACCACCATCTCGACGGCCTCGGTGGGGTCCGTCACCTCCTGGCCGGCGGAGACGTCCTGTCGCCGACGCACGTCCGGCAGCTTCTGGAAGCACACCCGCACCTGGTCTTCACCAACGGGTACGGCCCGACCGAGAACACGACGTACACGACCTGCTGGACGTCGCGCACGGCGCCCAGCGGTTCCCGGGTGCCGATCGGACGGGCCATCGAAGGCACTACGACCATGATCCTCGACGACGCGCTCCGGCCGGTGAAGCCGGGCGAGGTCGGCGAGCTCTGGGTCGGCGGGCCCGGCGTCGCCACCGGCTACCTGCGCAGGCCGGTGGCCACCGCGGAGAAGTTCGTGGCCGACATCGATCCCTCCAGGCCCGGCGCCCGGATGTACCGTACCGGCGATCTCGTGGTCACCACCGACTCCGGTGACCTCGACTTCCTGGGCCGTGCCGACCGGCAGCTCAAGATCCGCGGCTACCGCGTCGAGCCGAGCACGGTGGAGATGGAACTGATGTCCCATCCGAAGGTGCAGCGGGCCGTGGTGCTCGCCCACACCGACGGCGCGGGCGACGCCCGGCTCATCGCCACCGTCGCCGTCGGCGAGCTCCTGGCGGACGAATCGAAGACCCTGGGCAGCGAACTGCGCGACTACCTGCACCAGACACTGCCCGCGCACCTCGTCCCATGGGGGATCTTCCCGGTCGCGGACATCCCGCTGAACCCGAATGGCAAGGTCGATCGCTCGGCCCTGCCCGCGGCCCGGATGCCGCGCAACGTCTGGAATGAATTCGTCGAGCCCTCCACGGATATCCAGCGGAAGCTGGCGGAGGTCTGGAGCGACGCCCTGGAGATCGAGCCGATCGGCATCACCGACGACTTCTTCGAGCTGGGCGGGCATTCGCTGCTCGCGGCCGAGCTGCTGGCCGCGCTGGAGAGTCGGTTCAAGGTGGCCATGTCCGCGCGTACTTTGTTCCTGAATCCCACGATCGAGGCTTTGGCCGAAGAGGTCTCGCGACGGCTGGACAGCGCCGCGGCCGAGGCCGGTGAAGGGTGA
- a CDS encoding class-II aminoacyl-tRNA synthetase family protein → MPTQTVMLVKQIPQYLGSELAKRVYYVSPGIEEFRLISEGGRVVGVEVTTSTAVNGDELSRKLDVIITKDVLPQEQLETEILWKSPHAAQGDDGVFAKLTDADIVAEMGEGLYAVGGLFSQVMFGLDRRLHELAVQKFDADSFHYPTLISTETLQRAGYMSAFPQFLMTASRFHSDVDTYDSFTSGIASTDDIGKHIEDHSEHIGYCLPPAVCYHVYQHLSGSSLDKQSIAVTTRGKTFRFEARYRRSLERLWEFTMREVVFFGDRKSVVEQRRSMVSAVCDLVDELGLAGRLEVANDPFFFNEQIAGYMQVQRVMELKYELCLPVEAGRSVAAGSFNVHGDKFGSAFGISDADGRTAHTACVGFGLERFAYAVFCQHGADPGAWPDALKALVSSHGNGSAGEPM, encoded by the coding sequence ATGCCCACCCAGACCGTCATGCTCGTCAAGCAAATTCCTCAATACCTCGGCTCCGAGCTGGCCAAGCGGGTTTACTACGTTTCACCAGGGATCGAGGAGTTTCGGCTTATTTCGGAAGGCGGGCGGGTCGTCGGCGTAGAGGTCACCACCTCGACCGCCGTGAATGGGGATGAGCTGAGCCGAAAACTGGACGTGATCATCACCAAAGACGTGCTGCCCCAAGAGCAGCTGGAGACCGAAATACTTTGGAAGTCTCCACACGCCGCTCAGGGAGACGATGGGGTCTTCGCCAAGCTGACAGACGCCGATATAGTCGCAGAGATGGGGGAAGGACTCTACGCCGTTGGAGGCCTGTTCAGCCAGGTGATGTTCGGGCTTGACCGCAGGCTTCACGAACTGGCCGTCCAGAAATTCGATGCCGACTCGTTCCATTACCCCACGCTCATATCCACGGAAACCCTGCAGCGCGCCGGGTACATGAGCGCCTTTCCTCAGTTCCTGATGACGGCCAGTCGATTCCACTCGGACGTCGACACGTACGACTCATTCACATCGGGAATTGCGTCGACCGATGATATCGGCAAGCATATCGAGGACCACAGCGAACATATCGGCTACTGCCTTCCTCCGGCCGTTTGCTATCACGTCTACCAGCACTTGTCCGGGAGCAGCCTGGACAAACAGTCCATCGCGGTGACCACACGAGGGAAAACCTTCCGCTTCGAGGCCCGCTATCGGCGCTCTCTGGAACGGCTCTGGGAATTCACTATGCGGGAGGTCGTCTTCTTCGGCGACCGGAAATCGGTCGTCGAACAGCGCCGTAGTATGGTTTCCGCGGTCTGCGATCTGGTCGACGAACTGGGACTGGCCGGTCGACTTGAAGTCGCCAACGACCCATTCTTCTTCAACGAGCAGATCGCCGGCTATATGCAGGTCCAGCGAGTCATGGAACTCAAGTACGAGCTGTGCCTGCCCGTCGAGGCCGGGCGGAGCGTAGCCGCCGGATCGTTCAACGTGCACGGCGACAAGTTCGGCTCCGCCTTTGGGATTTCCGACGCGGACGGCCGTACCGCGCACACCGCATGTGTCGGTTTCGGGCTCGAGCGTTTCGCGTACGCGGTCTTCTGCCAGCACGGCGCGGACCCCGGCGCGTGGCCCGACGCTCTGAAGGCGCTGGTCAGCTCACACGGCAACGGGTCAGCAGGAGAGCCGATGTAG
- a CDS encoding thioesterase II family protein yields MSDGHRWFKRFRSPAAGATTLLCLHHAGGNAAMFREWPRLLPPSIDPIAVQLPGRADRMDEPPFLAMDDLVDDLVNAVEPLLDRPVALFGASMGARVGWSLAHALRERGLPMLRALYVSASSAPSLDREVRGWNGPDEGLVRYMRTLGGTPAQFLDDPELLEGIVATLRADLTVLSTHTYQPDVLLDIPITAFAGAADEESSPQQQEPWGKETTGPFVMNVIDGGHFLDAHATRFVIDAISEDLR; encoded by the coding sequence ATGTCCGACGGACATCGCTGGTTCAAGCGTTTTCGAAGCCCGGCAGCCGGGGCGACCACGCTGCTGTGCCTGCACCACGCGGGCGGCAACGCGGCGATGTTCCGCGAGTGGCCGCGGCTGCTGCCGCCGTCGATCGATCCGATCGCGGTGCAGCTGCCCGGCCGTGCCGACCGGATGGACGAACCGCCGTTCCTCGCCATGGACGACTTGGTCGACGACCTCGTCAATGCCGTCGAGCCGCTGCTGGACCGGCCGGTCGCCCTGTTCGGAGCGAGCATGGGTGCGCGGGTCGGGTGGTCGCTCGCACATGCCCTGCGCGAGAGGGGGTTGCCGATGCTGCGCGCGCTGTACGTCTCGGCGAGCTCGGCGCCGAGCCTTGATCGCGAGGTGCGCGGCTGGAACGGCCCGGACGAGGGCTTGGTGCGGTACATGAGGACGTTGGGAGGCACCCCGGCCCAATTCCTGGACGACCCTGAGCTGTTGGAGGGAATCGTGGCCACCCTGCGCGCTGACCTGACCGTGCTCAGTACGCACACGTATCAACCCGATGTGCTGCTCGACATCCCGATCACAGCCTTCGCCGGCGCGGCCGACGAGGAATCCTCGCCGCAGCAGCAGGAGCCGTGGGGCAAGGAGACCACCGGTCCGTTCGTCATGAACGTCATCGACGGCGGACACTTCCTCGACGCGCATGCGACGCGGTTCGTGATCGACGCCATCTCGGAGGACCTGCGATGA
- a CDS encoding cytochrome P450, with amino-acid sequence MTDVEEIPARLVGKCPVSHTAAYGVADPMLFSDGDYRAAWAHLRGLDRLTWQQVDDRRGFWSVVKYEDADRVLRDHETFTSERGTMLDTLGTQDPAGGRQIPVTDPPRHTGMRARLQKALTPRSLEAQHEAIQGLVRELFAPLGDGGTFDFAQAMLMLPVAVAGVAMDLPREDWPRLCHLLNASIAGHDPDYLDAGTGDAVATVDGAHRELFAYFQEIYRERKRNLGDDLISVLMTTQVDGRPMAPGEVMSNCYSVLLGASVTTPHSPNYVMSEHLGDGLLDEWAADISVTGSAVEEALRLAAPVNYFMRHATRDVEVRGTTVKEGDPLVVWFGSANRDEDAFPDPDEFQLRRKPNRHLSFGMGPHYCVGHTLARATLKILFEELLTTYHRFEPAGTPVRMRSTFVSGYKHLPITARPI; translated from the coding sequence ATGACCGATGTCGAGGAGATACCCGCCCGCCTGGTGGGCAAGTGCCCGGTGAGCCACACGGCGGCGTACGGCGTCGCCGACCCCATGTTGTTCAGCGACGGCGACTACCGCGCCGCCTGGGCCCACTTGCGCGGGCTGGATCGGCTCACCTGGCAGCAGGTGGACGATCGGCGCGGCTTCTGGTCCGTGGTCAAGTACGAGGACGCCGACCGGGTCCTGCGCGACCACGAGACGTTCACGTCCGAGCGCGGAACGATGCTCGACACCCTGGGCACCCAGGACCCCGCGGGCGGCCGTCAGATTCCGGTGACCGACCCTCCGCGGCACACCGGGATGCGCGCGCGGCTGCAGAAGGCGCTCACGCCCAGGTCGCTGGAGGCGCAGCACGAGGCGATCCAGGGTCTGGTGCGCGAGCTGTTCGCGCCGCTGGGCGACGGCGGTACCTTCGACTTCGCCCAGGCCATGCTCATGCTCCCCGTGGCGGTGGCCGGGGTCGCGATGGACCTGCCCCGGGAGGACTGGCCGCGGCTGTGCCACCTGCTCAACGCCTCGATCGCGGGCCACGATCCCGACTATCTGGACGCCGGCACCGGCGATGCCGTGGCGACGGTGGACGGCGCGCACCGGGAGCTGTTCGCGTACTTCCAGGAGATCTACCGCGAGCGGAAGCGCAACCTCGGCGACGACCTCATCAGTGTTCTGATGACCACCCAGGTGGACGGCCGGCCGATGGCGCCCGGCGAGGTCATGTCCAACTGCTACAGCGTGCTGCTCGGGGCGTCGGTGACGACTCCGCACTCGCCCAACTACGTCATGTCTGAGCACCTCGGGGACGGGCTGCTCGACGAGTGGGCCGCCGACATCAGCGTCACCGGGTCGGCGGTCGAGGAGGCCCTGCGGCTCGCGGCGCCCGTGAACTACTTCATGCGCCACGCCACCAGGGACGTCGAGGTGCGGGGCACCACCGTCAAGGAGGGCGACCCGCTCGTCGTCTGGTTCGGATCGGCGAACCGAGACGAGGATGCGTTCCCCGATCCCGACGAGTTCCAGCTGCGTCGCAAGCCGAACCGGCACCTCTCGTTCGGCATGGGGCCGCACTACTGCGTCGGCCACACCCTCGCCCGCGCCACCCTGAAGATCCTCTTCGAAGAGCTGCTGACCACCTATCACCGGTTCGAGCCCGCCGGCACTCCGGTACGGATGCGCTCGACGTTCGTGTCCGGTTACAAGCACCTGCCGATCACGGCACGCCCCATCTGA